The DNA segment GACATGCGCCTTGAGTACGATCATTACTCGCTTGATGAAGCAAATATCAAGTTCAGCGAGGCAGAGTGCAAGCTGAAGGGACATACCTATGCGGTGCCGCTCAAGGCCCGGATCAATCTTGTGTTCCTGGAAACGGGGGAGATCCGGCAGAAAGACATCTACATGGGCGATATCCCGCTCATGACCGATCGGGGCACCTTTATCATTAATGGTGCCGAGCGCGTCGTAGTCAGTCAGATTCATCGCTCGCCTGGTGTTATCTTCTCCCATGAGAAGGGCGTCTACAGCTCCCGGATAATTCCTTATCGGGGTTCCTGGCTCGAGTTCGAGATCGATCAGAAGAAAGAACTGATCTATGCCAAGATCGATCGCAAGAAGCGTATCCTCGGTACACTGTTTCTGCGTGCTCTCGGCTTTGAAACCCGCGAGGCGTTGATCGATCTGTTCTACCAGAAGAAGACCATCAAGCTGTCGGACTCCCGCGCAGACAAAGAGCAGTATGTCGGGAATGTGCTGTCGAATGCGGTATACCTGGGCGAAGGGGATGAGCGTAAGAAGCTCTACCGGGCTGGTGACAAGCTGCATCCCCATGATATCGACGAGCTGTTGCACTCGGGTATCAGCGAGGTGCAGATTATCGATACCGATCACCCTGATTCACTGCACTCTGATATCATACTGAACTGTTTTGATCGCGAAGAATCAAAGTTTACTCACTCCGACAGCGATGGTGACGAGCCTACCCGTGAGGAGGCCCTTACGGCTGTCTACAGTGTGCTCATGCCTGGCGAGCCGATTACCCTGGAGGGGGCCGAGAAGGACTTTCAGTCCATGTTTTTTACCTCGCGCCGCTACGATCTGGGGCGGGTTGGTCGCTACAAGCTGAACAAGAAGTTTGATTACGAAACCCCGACAGAGGAGCATATCCTTACCAAGGAAGACATCGTAAATACGATGCACTACCTTATCAAGGTGTATATTGGCGAGTCTTCGGTGGATGATATCGACCATCTTGGTAACCGCCGTGTGCGTTCTGTTGGTGAATTGCTGGGTAACCAGCTTAAAACTGCTTTCAGCCGCATGGAGCGTATCGCCAAGGAGCGGATGTCGCTCAAGGATACCGACACCATCAAGCCGCAGGATCTGGCCTCGATCAAGCCGATCGTTGCCGCGATCAAGGAGTTCTTCGGCAGTTCACAGCTCTCACAGTTCATGGATCAGGTGAATCCGCTTTCCGAGCTGACCCACAAGCGTCGCTTGAATGCCCTTGGCCCTGGCGGTCTTACCCGCGATCGTGCCGGTTTCGAGGTGCGTGATGTTCACTATACCCACTACGGGCGTATGTGTCCGATCGAGACCCCGGAAGGCCCGAATATCGGGCTGATCGTCAGCCTGGCTAACTACACCCGCGTGAACGACTACGGTTTCCTGGAGACCCCCTATCGCCGGGTTGTAGACGGTGTTGCAACCGATCAGGTCGAGTATCTCTCGGCAATGGATGAAGAGAAATTCTATATTGCTCAGGCGAATGCCCCGCTGAACGATAAGGGGCGGTTCGAGTCGGATATGGTTTCGGTACGCCGGAACGGTGACTACACCACCAAGCCGCCAGAGGATATCCAGTATATGGATGTGTCGCCCAAGCAGGTTATTTCGGTTTCGGCTTCGCTAATTCCTTTCCTGGAGCATGACGATGCCAACCGTGCCCTGATGGGTTCAAACATGCAGCGTCAGGCGGTGCCGCTGGTATACCCTGAGCCGCCGCTGGTCGGTACCGGAATGGAGGGTAAGACCGCCTATGATTCCGGCGTGGTGCAGCGCGCCAAACGGGCCGGGGTGGTAGAGTACGTAACCTCCGAGGTGATCCGGATAGCGCCGGATGGTGCCAAGAAGTCCGGTCAGCTTGACGAGTATCCATTGTTAAAGTATTCACGCACCAACCAGGACACCTGCTACAATCAGCGCCCGATCGTTACCCCGGGTCAGCATGTGGATGCCGGGGCGGTTA comes from the Spirochaeta africana DSM 8902 genome and includes:
- the rpoB gene encoding DNA-directed RNA polymerase subunit beta, with amino-acid sequence MFDRTQTITRETVGEGRDPVVQLPDLVGVQLSSYERFLQREKLLNGQPVDKQGLEEVFQAIFPIESPAGDMRLEYDHYSLDEANIKFSEAECKLKGHTYAVPLKARINLVFLETGEIRQKDIYMGDIPLMTDRGTFIINGAERVVVSQIHRSPGVIFSHEKGVYSSRIIPYRGSWLEFEIDQKKELIYAKIDRKKRILGTLFLRALGFETREALIDLFYQKKTIKLSDSRADKEQYVGNVLSNAVYLGEGDERKKLYRAGDKLHPHDIDELLHSGISEVQIIDTDHPDSLHSDIILNCFDREESKFTHSDSDGDEPTREEALTAVYSVLMPGEPITLEGAEKDFQSMFFTSRRYDLGRVGRYKLNKKFDYETPTEEHILTKEDIVNTMHYLIKVYIGESSVDDIDHLGNRRVRSVGELLGNQLKTAFSRMERIAKERMSLKDTDTIKPQDLASIKPIVAAIKEFFGSSQLSQFMDQVNPLSELTHKRRLNALGPGGLTRDRAGFEVRDVHYTHYGRMCPIETPEGPNIGLIVSLANYTRVNDYGFLETPYRRVVDGVATDQVEYLSAMDEEKFYIAQANAPLNDKGRFESDMVSVRRNGDYTTKPPEDIQYMDVSPKQVISVSASLIPFLEHDDANRALMGSNMQRQAVPLVYPEPPLVGTGMEGKTAYDSGVVQRAKRAGVVEYVTSEVIRIAPDGAKKSGQLDEYPLLKYSRTNQDTCYNQRPIVTPGQHVDAGAVIADGPSTYQGELALGKNILIGFVPWNGYNYEDAVLISEKIVKEDVFTSIHIKEFTIDVRETKLGVEKLTRDIPNTSEKSLDQLDEEGIIRVGAKVQSGSILVGKVTPKSESETTPEFKLLNSIFGEKAKEVRDSSLKIPHGYDGTVIDVQRLRRSEGDDLAPGVEQVVKVLVATKRKLKEGDKIAGRHGNKGVIARVLPEEDMPYLPDGTPLELCLNPLGVPSRMNLGQLLETQLGWAAAAQNKWFATHVFESASAQDVARKLEEAGLPGTSKTVLYDGRTGEKFVNEVMVGYMYVIKLNHLIDDKMHARSTGPYSLVTQQPLGGKAQFGGQRLGEMEVWALEAYGAANTLQELLTIKSDDMNGRARIYESIVKGEPSTHAGVPESFNVLVQELRGLALDMAIYDSKGKQIPLTERDEELINRQGSNF